CCCGATCGTAGATCGGCGCGCGCTGCGAAAACCGTGCAAGCATCTCGTCGGTCAGGGGTGACGTTGCACTGGCGACCATCGTTCCCTCTCTCCTGGCTCTGCGGTCCTTCGAAATCGGGGATGCGGACCGTCCCGCCGTAGCCAGTGTCCTGGAGGGCACGAAGGCGCACATCGCGAATCCACGCCATTTTTGATCGGACGTCTGAGGCAGAAGAGAAGGACAGCCGATGGCGATGATGCGCTATCGCGCACGGCCGGGCCGCAGGGCTAGCCGTTCGAGGTGGCTAAACCTCGCTGGAAGGCATAGGAGGCTGCCTCCGTGCGGTTGGCCGCGCTGGTCTTGGCAAGAATGTTCCCAACGTGATGGCCGGCGGTGTGCAGGCTGATATCCAGGTCCGCCGCGATCTGCTGGTTGCTCTTGCCCTGCGCCAGCAAGCGCAGCACCTCCACCTCTCGCTCGGTGAGCCCATCCGGGTAACGCGCCGCACGTCGTTGTCCACGCAGGCGGGTCGCACGCTCGACCCAGGGTTTCATGCCCATCGCCGAAAGTTCGCCCAGCGCACGATCGAGGTGGCTCGCGGCGCGAGCCGCCTCGTGTGGGTAGTGCTTCACCAGTAGCTCAGCCAGCACCAGGTGCAGAATGGCCGTTTCGGGGCGAAAGCCGATCCGCTCGCACACCGCCAGCGCTGCCTCGTAGTGGGCGCGTGCCGCGGCCGGTCGCCCCAGCAGCAGGGCGGCATCGCCCAGGGCACGCCCAACCGCCGCCTGCGTACCGCCATGCACCTTCACCAGCAGGGGGACACCCTCGAGGCGGCGGTAGAGAATCGCTGCCCGCTCAGCGTCGCGCAGCAGCGCCGCCGTCTCCAGCAAGGGGATCAAGTCGGTGGTGGCGACGTTGCCGTCATCATCCGCGCCGATCTCCCGCTCGACCACGAGGTGCGCGAGCGTAGTCGCCGCCTCCGGTTCCCGTCCCACTGCGGCAAGCGCCAGCGCGCGTCGCGGCGCGTTCACTGCTGGCTCCTGGCCGAGCCCGGCTGCTCGCCAGCCCCAGTCCAGGATCTCAAGCGCCTCTTCGGGCCGGCCCAGGTGCAGGAGCGCGCGAAAGGCGATGTTCCCAGCGTTCAGGCGCCCGAAGACGGGCGAGCCGATCTCGTCGCTGAGGCGCACGATCTCGTGCGCCAGCGCCACCGCGTCCTCGAGGCGTCCTTGCAGGGCCGCGGCCGCGCCGTCGGCAAAGATGGCGTACTCCATGACCCACGGATCCCGGAAGCTCGTGGGTAACTGTTTCAGCCGATCGAGGGCGGCCAGCGCCGGCTCGCGTTCGCCCCAGTCCCAGAAGGCCCACGCCGAGTAGAGATAGAAGATCGCGAGCGTCCTGGCGCTTGCGCCTTCGGTGCTCCAGGCGGCCGCCTCCCGGGCGATGGCGTAACGCTGCGCTTCTCGCTGGGGCGATTGCGTGTAGTACATCGTGAACCCGGCGGCCAGCAACAGCTCATCGGGGGCGTTCAGCGCTTTTGCAAGCTGGAAGGCGGCGACTCTCCGGCTCCATGCCTCGTATTCCCGGCCGCTCATGTGGAACGCTTCTGCGCAGTCCAGGTCCAGCCGAACGCGGTCGATCGACCCGGCGCGCGCATACCGCTCGTAGGCCTCCGCCCAGCGTTGCCAGCGCGGCGTCAACGTCAGCATGCGGGCGCCGGCCCGATGAAACGCTTCCATCGCCAGGCGGCAGGCCGCGGCGGCCCGGCTCGCGTCGCCGATCCCTTCCGCGATCGCCAATGCCTCCGGTGCCACGGACTCGATCACCCGCTGCGTTTCGCCGGGCGGCATGAGCGTCCAGCCGAGCGCCAGCAGGAAGTCGCAGCGCCTCGCCTGCTCGGCGGGTACGAGCTCGAGCGCCTGCAGCACCCCTTCGTAGTGGGCCACCGCTTCTTCCCAGGCGAACACCGCCGTCGCCGCCTCGGCAGCGCGGACCGAGTAGCCGATGGCCTTCTCCGGGTCCGCGACCGCGCCGGCGTTGCGGTAGTGCGTCGCCAGCGCGGCGATCCGCTCCGTGGTGTGCTGCTGGGCGTGGATGAGCTCGATTGCCTGGGCCGCGCGCATGTGGAGGCGCTGGCGCCTGGGCAGGTTAAGCTCCTCGTACAGCGTTTGCCGCACCAGCGAATGGCTGAATGAGTATCTGGGCTGATGCCGCGGCGCCTGCTCCAGGATCAGGCGCGAGCGCAGCGCCTCATCCAACGCGTTCAGCACGCTCTCGTCGCTGAGGTCGGCAAGCTGCTGCACGACGCTCAGTTCGAACTCCTGGCCCAGAACCGACGCCGCCGTCAGCAGTTGGTTTGTCGTTGGGGCGAGGCGGGAGAGCCTGCGGCCGATCACTTCGCGCAGGCCGTCGGGGATTCCAAAGTCGCCCGCGACCGTTTCCTGCGTCCACGGCAACACGTCTGCTGCAGCGGGTGTCTCGAGCAGGTGTTCAAGCACCTCCTCGACAAAGAAGGGATTGCCCTCCGTCTCCATAGACAGCGCCGTCACGAAGCCGGCCGCGGGTTTCGTCCCTACCCAGGCTTCGACAAGGTCGGCAAGCTCGTGCGCGGCGAGGCCGGCCAGCGCGATGCGATGAAAGGCGCGCTCGCGTCGCAGGTCGGCCAGCAGGTTCGCCAGCGGATTGCCACGGCGCAGGTCGGTGTCGCGGTAGGTGCCCACCAGCAGCAGCCGGGCCGTGCGCGGCGAGCGAATGATGTGCTTTAGCAGGAGGAGGCTGGCCCGATCCGCCCACTGCAGGTCGTCAAGGATCACCAGCGTGGGCCGCTCGTACGAAACGGCGGCCAGGAAGGAGGTGACGGCTTCGAACAGCCGGTAGCGCTCAGCTTCGGGATCCCCTTCGGATCTCGTTTCGAGCAGCCGTTTGCGCGTGTTGAGCTCGGGCAACAGCCGCGCCAGGTCCGAGACGAGCGCGCTCGACTCGCCAGCAGAGAAGTCTCGCGGCGACTGAGCAAAGTGCCCACGCAGCGCTTCGATGAACGGCTGATAAACGATCAGCGCGTCCTCGTCGCAGCGGCCGATCAGCACGGCGCCGTCTGCCGCGCGGACCTGGTCTGCCAGCTCAGCGGCAAGACGCGTCTTGCCGATGCCGGGCTCCCCGCTGAGCAACACCACCTGGCGCTCACCGCTTCTGGCTCTGACCCAGGAATCGCTCAGGCTGCGGAGTTCCGCCAGGCGCCCGACGAACGGTGAACGCTCCGAGGCGTCGCGGGGCGGCGGCGTGTGGGCTGAACGCGTCATCGACGTAATGGTCCGCCGACAGGCTTCGGCCCGTCAACGCTTCGTCCTACCGAGGCAGTGGATTCCGCCGGCTGGCGAAGCTGGACTGCCGGCGCTCGCCGCGGCTCCGGCGTAGCTCCAAGCCCGGCGCATGAGCGGCGATCGGGTCGCGAACGCGGCGAATCGCTTGCCGGCTCACCTGGCACGTAGGCCGGCGCCGGTGTGGCAGTCACCGTGCAACGGTTGGGCGCGGCAGCGTATGCTGATCCCGGCACGCTGTGGGCGCCGCGGGGTGCCGCGCCGAGCTTGCCACGACCTCCTCAACGCACATATGCCGTTGCGTGTGACGCGCCGTATGCTGGCCATCTCGCTGCACTCCTGGGGATCGGTCCCGCGGGGAACCACTAAAGCAACGACGGTGGCGTGCCGAAGGGAGTGACCGTCATGACGCCAGTCCTGGAACCCAGTGGGTTCTTCCTTCTCGACGGCCCGCGTTCCTCGAACCAGCGCCGGTAGCTGGTACCGCGCTGCCGCCGCATGAGCGAGCGAGCGGCGTCTTCGGCGTGACCTGTCTGCCTCTTTTCCGACACGGACGCGGACTGTCTGCGGTCTTCCCGTGCCTGGAAAACGGCGTCGTCCATGGCCAGAGCGGTGGACGTGACGACCACGACGAAGGAGCTTGTGCTCGTGGCGTGGCTACCCCTGATACTCCTTGCGATCCTCATCGCCTCGTCCAACGCGCTCTTGCACCGCGTGCTGCTGCGCGAGGAGCAGTCCGACCCCTACGCTCAGTCCCTGACCTTCTTCGGCATCGGTGGCACCATCGCGTTGCTGTTTGCCACGCTGCACCCCGGTGGCTTCCAGTACCGCCTCAGCGCCGCCCAACTGCTGCTCTTCCTGCCGCTCACCGCCTGCGCCACCATCGGCCCTGTGCTGTACTTCACCGCCCTGCAGCGGGTCGAGGCGTCCGAGACGACGATTGTCTACCAGGCTGGCCACAAGTTCTGGACCGTGCTCGGGGCGTTTGTCTTCCTAGGTGAGGCGTTCACCGTCAACAAGGTGCTCGGCGCGGGCGCCGTTGTGCTCGGGATCGCTATCGCCCTCTCGGGCCGACACACGTTCCGGCTCAGTCGAGGCGTCCTGCTCATCGTCGCGGCCACCGTGTTCTATTCCGCGATGGACCTGCTCTCG
The window above is part of the Dehalococcoidia bacterium genome. Proteins encoded here:
- a CDS encoding AAA family ATPase, coding for MTRSAHTPPPRDASERSPFVGRLAELRSLSDSWVRARSGERQVVLLSGEPGIGKTRLAAELADQVRAADGAVLIGRCDEDALIVYQPFIEALRGHFAQSPRDFSAGESSALVSDLARLLPELNTRKRLLETRSEGDPEAERYRLFEAVTSFLAAVSYERPTLVILDDLQWADRASLLLLKHIIRSPRTARLLLVGTYRDTDLRRGNPLANLLADLRRERAFHRIALAGLAAHELADLVEAWVGTKPAAGFVTALSMETEGNPFFVEEVLEHLLETPAAADVLPWTQETVAGDFGIPDGLREVIGRRLSRLAPTTNQLLTAASVLGQEFELSVVQQLADLSDESVLNALDEALRSRLILEQAPRHQPRYSFSHSLVRQTLYEELNLPRRQRLHMRAAQAIELIHAQQHTTERIAALATHYRNAGAVADPEKAIGYSVRAAEAATAVFAWEEAVAHYEGVLQALELVPAEQARRCDFLLALGWTLMPPGETQRVIESVAPEALAIAEGIGDASRAAAACRLAMEAFHRAGARMLTLTPRWQRWAEAYERYARAGSIDRVRLDLDCAEAFHMSGREYEAWSRRVAAFQLAKALNAPDELLLAAGFTMYYTQSPQREAQRYAIAREAAAWSTEGASARTLAIFYLYSAWAFWDWGEREPALAALDRLKQLPTSFRDPWVMEYAIFADGAAAALQGRLEDAVALAHEIVRLSDEIGSPVFGRLNAGNIAFRALLHLGRPEEALEILDWGWRAAGLGQEPAVNAPRRALALAAVGREPEAATTLAHLVVEREIGADDDGNVATTDLIPLLETAALLRDAERAAILYRRLEGVPLLVKVHGGTQAAVGRALGDAALLLGRPAAARAHYEAALAVCERIGFRPETAILHLVLAELLVKHYPHEAARAASHLDRALGELSAMGMKPWVERATRLRGQRRAARYPDGLTEREVEVLRLLAQGKSNQQIAADLDISLHTAGHHVGNILAKTSAANRTEAASYAFQRGLATSNG
- a CDS encoding DMT family transporter, which translates into the protein MTTTTKELVLVAWLPLILLAILIASSNALLHRVLLREEQSDPYAQSLTFFGIGGTIALLFATLHPGGFQYRLSAAQLLLFLPLTACATIGPVLYFTALQRVEASETTIVYQAGHKFWTVLGAFVFLGEAFTVNKVLGAGAVVLGIAIALSGRHTFRLSRGVLLIVAATVFYSAMDLLSFFLDRSIDPISLIVYVCYLPVLALLVTRPKTLRQLRFYGTRRRAACITVLGMNDTLGTLCVFYAYRIGRNAAQIDPLLGMTTILSVVLAIVLLRERRHLRGKLLGALVTVAGALLVL